From Trueperaceae bacterium, one genomic window encodes:
- a CDS encoding dihydrofolate reductase family protein, with the protein RGGVRMARLVFEMSQSLDGYVDGPSGRLELPVPDPELFYSFVEMTRGLSGTIYGTTMYGIMRYWDEERPEWDEPEREFAAAWQAMPKWVVSRSLREVGPNATLVKEDLGAFARRLKDEREGEIGVAGPTIAGSLTALGLIDEYRLYLRPYVLGAGKPFFVGGRPPLRLVDVARVGPETVKLSYVSE; encoded by the coding sequence CGAGGAGGCGTGAGGATGGCGAGGCTCGTGTTCGAGATGTCCCAGTCGCTCGACGGCTACGTCGACGGGCCCAGCGGCAGGCTCGAGCTCCCCGTGCCGGACCCGGAGCTCTTCTACAGCTTCGTGGAGATGACCAGGGGGCTGTCAGGCACCATCTACGGCACCACGATGTACGGGATCATGCGCTACTGGGACGAGGAACGGCCCGAGTGGGACGAGCCGGAGCGCGAGTTCGCCGCCGCCTGGCAGGCGATGCCGAAGTGGGTGGTGTCGCGTTCGCTGCGCGAGGTCGGGCCCAACGCCACCCTCGTGAAGGAGGACCTGGGCGCGTTCGCCAGACGGCTCAAGGACGAGCGCGAGGGCGAGATCGGCGTGGCCGGGCCCACGATCGCCGGCAGCCTCACCGCCCTCGGGCTCATCGACGAGTACCGCCTCTACCTCAGGCCGTACGTGCTCGGCGCCGGCAAGCCGTTCTTCGTCGGCGGACGACCGCCGCTGCGCCTCGTCGACGTCGCGAGGGTGGGCCCCGAGACGGTGAAGCTCTCCTACGTCAGCGAGTAG